One Arthrobacter sp. FW306-07-I genomic window carries:
- a CDS encoding GNAT family N-acetyltransferase gives MGGVTILETERLILRPWHTDDAEFVLDLYSRWEVQRFIGKQPRVMVGMGEAVELIGKWRALDHPVHGIWAVELKTHPGLARPEPSQPGSAKPQLAGTLLLKSIPASGSELPLRPSGDTEIGWHFHPDHWGKGYATEAARVVLDHAFARGLPRVVAVTNPANAASQRVCTRIGLSHRGQTDKYYNAVCELFEGMNPGS, from the coding sequence ATGGGTGGCGTGACGATCCTGGAGACTGAGCGGCTCATTCTGCGCCCCTGGCATACGGACGACGCGGAATTCGTGCTTGACCTATACTCGCGCTGGGAAGTGCAGCGCTTCATTGGCAAACAGCCCCGCGTCATGGTGGGCATGGGCGAGGCTGTGGAACTTATAGGGAAATGGCGCGCACTTGACCACCCCGTCCACGGGATCTGGGCTGTCGAGCTCAAGACCCATCCCGGGCTCGCCCGACCGGAGCCCTCCCAGCCCGGGTCCGCAAAGCCCCAGCTCGCCGGAACGTTGCTCCTCAAGTCCATTCCGGCGTCGGGTAGCGAATTGCCGCTCCGGCCCTCGGGCGACACGGAGATCGGATGGCATTTTCACCCGGACCACTGGGGAAAGGGCTACGCTACCGAGGCCGCCCGTGTGGTCCTCGACCACGCCTTCGCGCGCGGCCTGCCACGGGTTGTTGCGGTCACCAACCCCGCGAATGCAGCCTCGCAGCGGGTGTGCACCAGGATCGGGCTGAGCCACCGGGGGCAGACGGACAAGTACTATAACGCCGTATGCGAGCTTTTTGAGGGCATGAACCCGGGCTCCTAG
- a CDS encoding J-domain-containing protein translates to MSGGAGNFRKRLERASELRSYRGAGISAEEETALDALDAQEREKRRKVSDAARAEYLVRDAMAQGKFDNLKYAGKPIPGLGESYDPDWWVKGLIQRENISGLGPAAILLRTEDAELDAKLDVQYTEQQVRDVLQDFNRRVIDARRQLQGGPPVITKTRDVEEEVQRWRGRRAARVEDAPAEPEPERSWWKRLWKGTG, encoded by the coding sequence ATGAGCGGCGGCGCAGGGAATTTCCGGAAGCGGCTGGAGCGGGCGTCGGAGCTGCGTTCATACCGCGGCGCCGGCATCAGTGCCGAGGAAGAAACAGCGCTGGATGCCCTCGACGCGCAGGAGCGGGAGAAGCGCAGGAAGGTCAGCGACGCGGCCCGCGCCGAATACCTGGTCCGGGACGCCATGGCGCAGGGCAAGTTCGACAACCTCAAGTACGCGGGCAAGCCGATTCCAGGCCTGGGCGAAAGCTATGACCCCGACTGGTGGGTCAAGGGATTGATCCAGCGCGAGAACATCAGCGGCCTGGGCCCGGCCGCCATCCTGCTCCGCACCGAGGACGCGGAACTGGATGCAAAGCTGGACGTCCAGTACACGGAGCAGCAGGTCCGGGACGTTCTGCAGGACTTCAACCGCCGGGTAATCGACGCCCGCCGCCAGCTGCAGGGCGGGCCGCCGGTGATCACCAAGACCCGCGACGTCGAGGAGGAAGTGCAGCGCTGGCGTGGCAGGCGGGCCGCGCGCGTTGAGGACGCTCCCGCCGAGCCCGAGCCCGAGCGGTCCTGGTGGAAGCGGCTCTGGAAGGGAACCGGCTAG